GATATTCCTTATTTCGATAGTGATAATTATTTCTGGTTGCCTACGGTGCCACCTTTTTCGCAGCGCCGTGATGCTGCGGAACGCAACGCGATGATATCGACGGAGCTTGCGAAGCAGGACAGCTGGGTATTTGGTGGTTCTGTTGTCAACTGGGGTGAAAATGTTTTTCCTGTTTTTGATCTGATCGTTTTTTTATGGATACCTGCTCCAGTACGTATGCAACGATTGCGCGCGCGTGAACAGCAACGCTATGGAGAGGCACTTGAAACGGATCCTGTATTGCGTAAATCGCACGATGCATTTATGCAATGGGCAGCAGATTATGATGAGCAAACCGGTGTGGCCAACAGGACATTTGATGTGCATAGGAAATGGTTGTCGGAACAATCTGTTCCGGTATTGGAAATAGCGGGTGATGTCAGCATAGAAGAGCGGATGGATAAGGTTTTGGCGTGGTGGAATATGCATCACAAATGATATTGTAAATGTCATAATTTTACTTGTTCACTCAGTACGAAAATTATAAAATCCCTGAATGAAAATGAACAGAAAAAAGCTGTTCATTTTTTTTGTGCGTATAACTGCGCGATATACATTTGCTGCATAAAATTGTTTGTTACTCAAATACCATTGTTTATGTTAATGATTGATTTTGAAAATACGTATAACCGTATTTGGACCTCCTTTGATTTGAGAAGAGCTAACCTTTATGCGGAAGTGGAAGGAAATAGATTTGTTGAATTGTTAATAAAAATTGATGCCATGGATGATCCTGAGTTTGAAGGATACAATGTGCTTTCTTTTGGTCCGGTGAAAAGTGATGGTAGTATAGATACGTCGGTCAGGCTTAAATATATTGATGTAGGTAAGGTTTTATCTACCATTTTATTGCAAGGATGGATATTTCTTAGAGGTAATCAGGATTGTTTTTTGATTATTGATGGGTCTACAGATTTACGAACAATATTGTATCACCAGATTCTTAAAAATAACAGAGATTATATTGAGGTGTATTTTAGACCATTAGGAATAGATTATTATGTTCGCCGAAAAAGGGATGATACATATGAACTGGATGAATTCGGACAGTTATTGCCTAAACCTATGATTTTTGATTTCGATTATAAAAGAACCAAATATTGCCTGTATAAATACTATGCGTTAGAATTAAATCCTAATAGTGTTAAATTTTGATTCCTATTCTTTTACATTAACAAAAATATTATGAGACAAGTTACGCCGGAAATGATAGCCGCCGGAAAAGCTGCATTGAACAAGCACTTTGAGAATGCAAAATATATTATGAGGGATGATCCTTATGAAAGAAAAGTGCAGCATTCCGAAAGTATTCGTGAATTAAGCGAATATTTATCAGATGAGAAAAATGCAGATGATTTTGCATTTAGCGCCTGGTGCGCCTCGCAGCGCCGTGACTGGCAACTACAGCGCGATGCGAAGCGTGCAGCGTATAAAATGCAAATTAAAAATCAACAAAAATGAGGAGAGAAGTTACGGCTGAAATGATAGCCAATGTAAAGGCGGAAGTTAAAAAGCATCTGGAGAATTTACCCAATATCTTATATAATTCTCCGCATAAACGAATAATTCAGGAAACAGAAAGTTTTCGTGAATTGCGTGAATATTTGTCAAATGAGAAAAATGCAGATGATTTTGCATTTAGCGCCTGGTGTGCCTCGCAGCGCCAAGATTGGCAGAAACAGCGTGATGCGGAGCGTGCAGCGTACAACAGGCAACAGGCTTTGGAAAATCAGCATCCATGAATGTATCTAAGAAAAAGTAATGAGGAGGTATGATAAGTACGCTCCTCAATACTTTTAATATTATTCCTCCTGCCACTCTCTCAATACCTCTAAAAATCTCGTCAATTCTTCGCCGTCATTGTAATAATGTGGGGATACACGCATTACCCAGTCGATTCCTTTTTCCTGAAAATCTATGACAGCAGAAGGTTTGCTGGTAGTATAGATATTGATACCACGATCACGGAAAAACTGTTTGGCGCCTGCTTCCTGTTTACCATCTACCGTAAATGTAATGATAGCAGATAACCGGTCACCTCTGTCCTGGAGTTTTACGCCGGGCACTTCTTCCAATGCAAGTCGCAATTCTGCTGCCAGCATCTGACAGCGGGTGTAAACATTTTCAATACCTAAATCCAGCAGGTATTTCAACGCGGCAATTGTTCCCATTTGTAATGCCTGCGATTTCTCCCACAGCTCAAAACGTTTTGCATCATTGCGGTGAGTATAGGAGAAAGGGCCGGTCCATGTTGCGCCGGCAAAATCTGGTAATAGTGGCTCCAGGCCCATATCCAGCGCTTTATCTGATACATATAGTAGTCCTGTGCCTCTGGGCCCCCGCAGCCATTTCCTGGCAGTGCCACTGATGAAATCGGCCTTCGTGGCGGCAGCTGTTACTGGTAGCTGTCCCAGCGACTGGCAGGCATCCAGTAAGTATAAAGTATCGTATTTGCTGATGATTTCTCCTGCTGCCTCAGCAGGTTGTATCA
This window of the Chitinophaga sp. Cy-1792 genome carries:
- a CDS encoding aminotransferase class V-fold PLP-dependent enzyme produces the protein MNLNTLRTDTPGCDNIIHLNNAGAALMPRPVVTTIEQYLKEEADFGGYETADKHAADLSTFYDLTAQLLQTQPRNIAFTTNATDSYNKALTAVPFEEGDVVLLTENDYPSNFISLISLQKRYGIKLVLVKNAPNGEVDLEDLEEKLRTYHPKLVSITHIPTSSGLIQPAEAAGEIISKYDTLYLLDACQSLGQLPVTAAATKADFISGTARKWLRGPRGTGLLYVSDKALDMGLEPLLPDFAGATWTGPFSYTHRNDAKRFELWEKSQALQMGTIAALKYLLDLGIENVYTRCQMLAAELRLALEEVPGVKLQDRGDRLSAIITFTVDGKQEAGAKQFFRDRGINIYTTSKPSAVIDFQEKGIDWVMRVSPHYYNDGEELTRFLEVLREWQEE
- a CDS encoding adenylate kinase, coding for MKLHILGASGSGVTTLGNALAHYLDIPYFDSDNYFWLPTVPPFSQRRDAAERNAMISTELAKQDSWVFGGSVVNWGENVFPVFDLIVFLWIPAPVRMQRLRAREQQRYGEALETDPVLRKSHDAFMQWAADYDEQTGVANRTFDVHRKWLSEQSVPVLEIAGDVSIEERMDKVLAWWNMHHK